A genomic segment from Melospiza georgiana isolate bMelGeo1 chromosome 17, bMelGeo1.pri, whole genome shotgun sequence encodes:
- the PCK1 gene encoding phosphoenolpyruvate carboxykinase, cytosolic [GTP], with protein MPPQLKADMNVMPKVVQGDWESLSPEARDFIETNAKLCQPECIHICDGSEEENKKLLDIMVEQGMIKKLKKYENCWLALTDPRDVARIESKTVIITQEQRDTTPIPKTGTSQLGRWMSEEDFEKAFNTRFPGCMQGRTMYVIPFSMGPIGSPLSKIGIELTDSPYVVASMRIMTRIGTDVLKALGNGEFVKCLHSVGCPLPLKEPLINNWPCNPELTLIAHLPDRREIISFGSGYGGNSLLGKKCFALRIASRLAKEEGWLAEHMLILGITNPEGKKKYFAAAFPSACGKTNLAMMNPSLPGWKIECVGDDIAWMKFDEQGNLRAINPENGFFGVAPGTSVKTNPNAIKTIFKNTIFTNVAETSDGGVYWEGIDEPLPAGVTVTSWKNKDWTPDNGEPCAHPNSRFCSPARQCPIMDPAWESPEGVPIEGIIFGGRRPAGVPLVYEAFNWKHGVFVGAAMRSEATAAAEHKGKVIMHDPFAMRPFFGYNFGKYLAHWLSMAHRPAAKLPRIFHVNWFRKDSQGKFLWPGFGENSRVLEWMFNRIEGKASAKPTAIGYIPTDAALNLKGLEDINLTELFDISKDFWEKEVEEIKQYFEVQVNADLPYEIERELLALEMRIKQL; from the exons ATGCCCCCACAGCTGAAAGCCGACATGAACGTCATGCCCAAGGTTGTGCAGGGGGATTGGGAGAGTCTGTCTCCAGAAGCCAGGGATTTCATCGAGACCAatgccaagctgtgccagcctgaGTGCATCCACATCTGCGATGGCTCGGAAGAAGAGAACAAGAAACTTCTGGACATCATGGTAGAACAAGGCATGATCAAGAAGCTGAAAAAGTATGAGAACTG CTGGTTGGCTCTCACTGATCCGAGAGATGTGGCAAGAATTGAGAGCAAAACTGTCATCATCACTCAAGAGCAGAGAGATACCACTCCAATACCTAAAACTGGAACCAGCCAGCTGGGGCGCTGGATGTCTGAGGAAGATTTTGAGAAAGCCTTCAACACCAGGTTCCCAGGCTGCATGCAAG GACGTACAATGTATGTGATCCCCTTCAGCATGGGGCCCATTGGGTCACCTCTGTCCAAGATTGGGATCGAGCTGACGGATTCACCCTATGTAGTGGCCAGCATGAGGATCATGACACGGATAGGAACAGATGTTCTGAAAGCCCTGGGCAATGGGGAGTTTGTAAAATGCCTTCACTCAGTTGGATGCCCTCTGCCACTAAAAG AGCCATTAATCAACAACTGGCCGTGCAACCCGGAGCTGACGCTGATTGCTCATCTCCCGGATCGCAGGGAGATCATTTCCTTTGGCAGCGGCTACGGAGGGAACTCCTTGCTGGGGAAGAAATGCTTTGCTCTCCGCATTGCCAGCAGACTGGCCAAGGAGGAGGGCTGGCTGGCAGAGCACATGCTG ATCCTGGGAATTACCAATCCAGAAGGTAAAAAGAAGTACTTTGCTGCAGCATTCCCTAGTGCATGTGGAAAAACTAACTTGGCCATGATGAACCCAAGCCTGCCAGGATGGAAAATTGAGTGTGTGGGTGATGATATTGCCTGGATGAAGTTTGATGAACAAG GCAACTTAAGGGCAATCAATCctgaaaatggcttttttgGTGTTGCCCCTGGAACCTCAGTCAAAACAAACCCCAATGCTATTAAAACCATATTCAAGAACACCATCTTCACCAACGTGGCAGAAACCAGTGATGGAGGTGTTTACTGGGAAGGCATTGATGAGCCCCTGCCAGCTGGAGTGACAGTGACCTCATGGAAGAACAAGGATTGGACCCCAGACAACG GAGAACCTTGCGCTCACCCCAACTCCAGGTTCTGCTCCCcagccaggcagtgccccaTCATGGATCCAGCCTGGGAGTCTCCCGAGGGCGTTCCCATCGAAGGGATCATCTTTGGAGGCCGCAGGCCAGCTG GTGTCCCTCTTGTATATGAGGCCTTTAACTGGAAGCATGGAGTGTTTGTAGGAGCAGCCATGAGATCTgaagcaacagcagctgctgagcacaaAG GCAAGGTCATTATGCATGATCCATTTGCCATGAGGCCTTTCTTTGGCTACAACTTTGGCAAGTACTTGGCCCACTGGCTGAGCATGGCCCATCGTCCAGCCGCAAAGCTGCCCAGGATCTTCCACGTGAATTGGTTCCGCAAAGACAGCCAAGGGAAATTCCTGTGGCCTGGCTTCGGCGAGAATTCCCGTGTGCTGGAGTGGATGTTCAACAGGATTGAAGGGAAAGCCTCTGCCAAACCCACTGCCATAGGTTACATCCCCACTGATGCTGCTTTGAACTTGAAAGGTTTAGAGGACATCAACCTGACTGAACTGTTTGATATCTCAAAAGATTTCTGGGAAAAGGAGGTAGAAGAAATCAAGCAGTACTTTGAAGTGCAAGTTAATGCTGACCTTCCCTATGAAATAGAAAGGGAATTGCTTGCCTTAGAGATGAGGATAAAGCAGCTCTAA